A genome region from Hevea brasiliensis isolate MT/VB/25A 57/8 chromosome 7, ASM3005281v1, whole genome shotgun sequence includes the following:
- the LOC110659896 gene encoding dephospho-CoA kinase, which translates to MYCAIRPAPIFCTRFRYLASFGNKGKRSISTTVKMRLVGLTGGIASGKSTVSNLFKSHGVPVVDADLVARDVLKKDTGGYNKVVAAFGEEILEADGEVDRPKLGQIVFSDNAKRQLLNRLLAPYISSGIFCESLKLWLKGYKVIVLDIPLLFETKMDKWTKPVVVVWVDTETQLQRLMARDGSTEEDARNRINAQMAMDLKRSKADIVIDNTGSLEDLEEQFRKVLFQVTRPLTWSEFWLSRQGALTALISFGIVVVVGKIVSGIL; encoded by the exons ATGTACTGTGCAATCCGTCCAGCTCCTATTTTCTGTACTCGCTTTCGGTACCTTGCTTCGTTTGGGAATAAGGGCAAAAGGAGCATCTCAACTACAGTGAAAATGAGGTTGGTGGGATTGACCGGTGGAATAGCGTCGGGGAAGAGTACGGTCTCCAATCTTTTCAAATCCCATGGAGTTCCCGTCGTTGACGCCGATCTAGTCGCTCGG GATGTTCTAAAGAAAGACACTGGTGGCTATAATAAGGTTGTTGCAGCATTTGGAGAGGAAATCTTAGAAGCAGATGGGGAAGTGGATAGGCCAAAACTGGGCCAGATAGTGTTCTCTGATAATGCAAAACGTCAACTTCTTAATCG GCTTTTGGCTCCCTATATTTCTTCTGGCATCTTTTGTGAAAGTTTGAAGCTTTGGTTGAAGGGGTATAAGGTAATTGTCCTTGACATCCCATTGCTATTTGAGACCAAAATGGATAAGTGGACAAAGCCAGTTGTTGTTGTATGGGTTGATACTGAAACACAGCTTCAGCGGCTCATGGCAAGAGATGGATCCACTGAGGAGGATGCCAGAAATAGGATAAATGCTCAGATGGCCATGGATTTAAAAAGGTCCAAGGCTGACATTGTCATTGATAACACTGGCTCGTTAGAGGACTTGGAGGAACAATTCCGGAAGGTATTATTCCAGGTTACTAGACCCCTGACATGGTCTGAATTCTGGCTTTCAAGACAAGGTGCCTTGACAGCTCTTATTTCCTTTGGAATTGTGGTTGTTGTAGGAAAAATTGTTAGCGGGATATTATAA
- the LOC110659895 gene encoding GDT1-like protein 4 — protein sequence MGSRSFPRLLLLSFFLLLALPCIAAQDSEVGNGKEESTVSLKDLGRRGMIVTNDLDVNSVGLGLHVDSGLGIFDAFIASLSMIIVSEIGDETFIIAALMAMRHPKSIVLSGALTALIVMTVLSTGLGRIVPNLISRKHTNSAATVLYAFFGLRLLYIAWRSDSKSSQKKEMEEVEEKLEAGQGKTTLRRFFSRFCTPIFLESFILTFLAEWGDRSQIATIALATHKNAIGVAVGATLGHTICTSLAVVGGSMLASKISQGTVATIGGLLFLGFSLSSYFYPPL from the exons ATGGGGTCTCGGTCTTTCCCTAGACTTCTCCTTCTTTCGTTCTTCCTACTACTGGCTCTTCCCTGCATAGCTGCTCAG GATTCTGAGGTGGGAAATGGCAAGGAAGAATCAACTGTATCGCTTAAAGATCTCGGCCGCCGTGGCATG ATAGTTACAAATGACCTTGACGTCAATTCTGTTGGTCTTGGACTTCATGTCGACTCTGGTCTTGGAATTTTTGATGCATTTATTGCGAGCTTGTCCATGATTATTGTCAGTGAG ATTGGGGATGAGACTTTTATTATAGCAGCTCTTATGGCGATGCGCCACCCCAAGTCAATTGTTTTGTCTGGTGCTCTCACTGCCTTGATTGTTATGACA GTACTTTCTACTGGACTAGGTAGGATTGTGCCAAATTTGATATCAAGAAAGCATACAAATAGTGCCGCTACAG TCCTTTATGCATTTTTTGGGCTGCGATTACTTTACATTGCTTGGAGATCAGATTCAAAATCATCCCAGAAAAAAGAAATGGAAGAA GTAGAGGAAAAGCTTGAAGCAGGGCAGGGGAAAACAACTCTCCGCCGCTTCTTTTCTAGATTTTGTACACCAATATTTTTGGAG TCATTTATATTAACTTTTCTAGCTGAGTGGGGAGATCGCAGCCAGATTGCAACAATTGCT CTGGCAACCCACAAAAATGCAATTGGTGTAGCTGTGGGGGCTACATTAGGACACACTATCTGTACTTCCCTTGCTGTGGTGGGAGGAAGCATGCTAGCATCTAAGATCTCGCAAGGGACAGTTGCTACAATTGGAGGCTTGCTCTTCCTTGGATTTTCTTTGTCTTCTTATTTCTATCCTCCTCTATAA
- the LOC110659894 gene encoding glycerophosphodiester phosphodiesterase GDPD3 isoform X2 has product MALKAVHVSDVPNLDQVPENAACSLCTTRFTNKSVNDHEGDHDGTEQLPFKFPKFVVMGHRGSGMNMPQCSDIRMKSIKENSILSFNAAAKLPVDFIEFDVQVTKDDCPVIFHDNFILTEDQGAIVGKRVTEITLAEFLSYGPQKEPGNVAKPLFRKTKDGRIFEWKVEEDDPLCTLQEVFQKVDGSIGFNIELKFDDQTIYKQEEFAHILQVILKVVFEHAKDRPIMFSSFQPDAAQLMRKLQRKYPVFFLTNGGSEIYTDIRRNSLDEAIKVCMEGGLQGIVSEVKAIFRNPEAVTRVKESKLSLISYGLLK; this is encoded by the exons ATGGCTCTCAAAGCTGTTCACGTCTCTGATGTGCCTAATCTTGATCAAGTCCCAGAAAATGCAGCATGTTCCCTCTGTACCACCCGCTTCACCAATAAAA GTGTGAATGATCATGAAGGTGACCATGATGGCACAGAACAACTTCCATTTAAATTCCCAAAATTTGTGGTGATGGGACACAGAGGTAGTGGAATGAACATGCCGCAATGTTCTGATATAAGAATGAAATCCATTAAAGAGAACTCAATCCTCTCATTTAATGCTGCCGCAAAATTGCCTGTGGATTTCATTGAATTTGACGTTCAG GTGACCAAAGATGACTGTCCAGTCATTTTTCACGACAACTTCATCCTCACTGAAGACCAG GGTGCCATTGTTGGGAAAAGAGTTACAGAAATCACTTTAGCTGAATTTCTCTCCTATGGACCACAGAAGGAGCCTGGAAAC GTCGCAAAGCCTTTATTTAGGAAAACAAAAGATGGGAGAATTTTTGAATGGAAAGTTGAAGAAGATGATCCTCTTTGTACACTGCAAGAGGTCTTCCAGAAAGTTGACGGTTCAATAGGCTTCAATATTGAATTGAAGTTTGATGATCAAACCATCTACAAGCAGGAAGAATTCGCACACATTCTTCAAGTAATCTTGAAG GTGGTGTTTGAGCATGCCAAGGACAGACCTATCATGTTCTCTAGCTTTCAACCTGATGCAGCTCAGTTGATGAGAAAATTGCAGAGAAAATATCCT GTCTTCTTCCTGACTAATGGGGGATCCGAAATTTACACGGACATAAGAAGGAACTCCTTGGATGAGGCCATCAAGGTTTGCATGGAGGGTGGCCTGCAAGGAATTGTATCTGAAGTCAAGGCTATCTTTAGAAATCCAGAAGCAGTGACAAGAGTTAAAGAGTCTAAGCTTTCCCTCATTAGTTATGGCCTATTGAAGTAA
- the LOC110659894 gene encoding glycerophosphodiester phosphodiesterase GDPD1, chloroplastic isoform X1 translates to MALKAVHVSDVPNLDQVPENAACSLCTTRFTNKSVNDHEGDHDGTEQLPFKFPKFVVMGHRGSGMNMPQCSDIRMKSIKENSILSFNAAAKLPVDFIEFDVQVTKDDCPVIFHDNFILTEDQGAIVGKRVTEITLAEFLSYGPQKEPGNVAKPLFRKTKDGRIFEWKVEEDDPLCTLQEVFQKVDGSIGFNIELKFDDQTIYKQEEFAHILQVILKVVFEHAKDRPIMFSSFQPDAAQLMRKLQRKYPVFFLTNGGSEIYTDIRRNSLDEAIKVCMEGGLQGIVSEVKAIFRNPEAVTRVKESKLSLISYGLLNCAFRSNVPEVVCVQHLMGVEGVIVDLVREITEAVPHFTDPAKVGEELRLFGKEGKMKFEALIPAELSIDNLICPVTL, encoded by the exons ATGGCTCTCAAAGCTGTTCACGTCTCTGATGTGCCTAATCTTGATCAAGTCCCAGAAAATGCAGCATGTTCCCTCTGTACCACCCGCTTCACCAATAAAA GTGTGAATGATCATGAAGGTGACCATGATGGCACAGAACAACTTCCATTTAAATTCCCAAAATTTGTGGTGATGGGACACAGAGGTAGTGGAATGAACATGCCGCAATGTTCTGATATAAGAATGAAATCCATTAAAGAGAACTCAATCCTCTCATTTAATGCTGCCGCAAAATTGCCTGTGGATTTCATTGAATTTGACGTTCAG GTGACCAAAGATGACTGTCCAGTCATTTTTCACGACAACTTCATCCTCACTGAAGACCAG GGTGCCATTGTTGGGAAAAGAGTTACAGAAATCACTTTAGCTGAATTTCTCTCCTATGGACCACAGAAGGAGCCTGGAAAC GTCGCAAAGCCTTTATTTAGGAAAACAAAAGATGGGAGAATTTTTGAATGGAAAGTTGAAGAAGATGATCCTCTTTGTACACTGCAAGAGGTCTTCCAGAAAGTTGACGGTTCAATAGGCTTCAATATTGAATTGAAGTTTGATGATCAAACCATCTACAAGCAGGAAGAATTCGCACACATTCTTCAAGTAATCTTGAAG GTGGTGTTTGAGCATGCCAAGGACAGACCTATCATGTTCTCTAGCTTTCAACCTGATGCAGCTCAGTTGATGAGAAAATTGCAGAGAAAATATCCT GTCTTCTTCCTGACTAATGGGGGATCCGAAATTTACACGGACATAAGAAGGAACTCCTTGGATGAGGCCATCAAGGTTTGCATGGAGGGTGGCCTGCAAGGAATTGTATCTGAAGTCAAGGCTATCTTTAGAAATCCAGAAGCAGTGACAAGAGTTAAAGAGTCTAAGCTTTCCCTCATTAGTTATGGCCTATTGAA CTGTGCATTTCGCAGTAATGTGCCCGAGGTGGTGTGCGTGCAGCATTTGATGGGTGTTGAAGGGGTGATTGTTGACCTTGTTCGAGAGATTACAGAGGCAGTCCCACATTTCACTGACCCAGCAAAGGTAGGTGAAGAATTGAGATTGTTTGGCAAGGAAGGGAAGATGAAATTTGAAGCTCTAATACCTGCTGAACTCTCAATAGACAATCTCATTTGTCCAGTGACTCTATAA